Part of the Oncorhynchus tshawytscha isolate Ot180627B linkage group LG07, Otsh_v2.0, whole genome shotgun sequence genome, TCATATCAAACTTTATAAATGGCTACACACGTTACAAAAATCAATGGAAAgtgataaaaagaaacagaagagACTATGAAAAAGAGATGAATATAAGAACATAAAAAACATAACAGTAAACCCATTGATTGATTAAAGGccatgtgtccaaaatggcaccctttccaCTGTATAGGCCTAGagcactacgtttgaccaaagctctggtcaaaagtagtgcactatatacagaatAGGGTTTCATTTTGGATGCATCCCTAAATTCTGTCTGTCCCTTGTACTGTACCTGCGATGAGGAACACGTTGAGGAAGACGTATACCTGGCACTCCAGTACTGTGAACACCACACTGGCGAAGTACGGCGAATTGGACACAATGCCCAGGGGCATGAGCAGTACGGCACATAGCAGGTCCACCGCACACAGGTGGCATACAAAGACAAACTTCCTGAATTGAATGGAATTAACTGTATTAATCCCCAGAGAGGAAACAATATACACATGATACCTTCACTACAACACATTTAATTTACTGATGTCTGGTGAAACAAGTAGAATACATGATATACAGTACCTAAAATATTTCATAAATTAAACTCTAATTCAAGAGTATAAGCAATAGAAACAAGGGAATTGTGCATATAAAATCAGTGCGTTAGAAAATCATAGTTCTTATCATGGATCTGTTTGATTATAATCTGGTGTATGTTTCACCTTCCTGCTGGCCAAAATGAGGACCACAACAGAAATAAATTGTTAAACTTTTTGGATTATCCGTGTTGATTATGCATTATGGTTGAATTGTGTTATTAACtggtaaaaaataaatgaaaaaaaaagtaCCAAGTACCTGAGGTGCGGGGCCttgaccaccaccaccagcacggCTGTGTTAGCCAGAAGGGCCACCACGTTCAAGGTCACCATGAACAATATCCCTGACAGGTCCTTGAAGTGGGTCTGGGCGTTGGGCAAGGTGCCCAGCTGTTTGCTAGGGGCCGAGACGAAGGGCGACCCCAGCCCCCACCGCAGGCTGTCATTGGCTGTAGTATCACTGAGGTTGGGGGTCAGAGGTGAACCAGAGTGTTCCATAGTTCACAATGAGAGTTTCAGAAGAGACATCATGAGCGTTCCATTAGGCCTAGACCCCATCTTTCACTGTGGTGGGCCAGGTGATTCATTCTGCTCAGGAGTCAAACAGATACTACTTTTCCCTGTTGGAAGAAAAAAGACGACGACATCAACGAATTGGGAGTGTTTTTGGGGATAGTTTTGTATTCACAGTAAATCATCATAGACCAGGTTTTGTAGGCCATTACATCTTCAAAAACACATTGGTGAAAACAACACAACCACTGATATCAAAGTTTATCACTGCAAAAGCCAGCCAACAGTAGCTCAAAGTTATTTAATGTTTGCATGCATAAGCTTAGTTAAACCCTGTTCTGTTTTAATGATTGCAATGTCCCACTTAATACTGTCAAGGGATAATAACAACAATTGTATGTTAAATCCACAATGGAAGTGACATTTTTCTGTTATTTAGGAATATGTTCTGTTTTCATTTTGTACACTGTACATTATTCCTTGTGTTCACAAGTATCCAGAATAAACCCATCTATGTTGTTACTGCCTATTAGTTTCAACACAGTTGATTGGCACAGGTGTCTACCATCTACCCAAAAGCTATGGAAAAGGACATCTATAACATTTATAATATTATATtagaatatttatttttaaaaaggatgctctctctccatctccctcccctccccctccccctctctctctttctgtacgaggagaggaggacagggaccTGATCAATAGGAATAATTCATGGAGGAGAGGacaccctctcactctctctcttttctcctccatccttccctaaCCTTTTGAAATGAGAGATAATGAGCTTGCTTGTTTTAGCAATGCAGCTGCAGGGGACTGACCCTGTTGATTAGTATgaacagcttaccgatcgctgcagctgcacacagcccatctgtaaatagcccatccaactacctacctcatccccatattgttttaatttactttttttaaactcttttgtacaccagtatttctacttgcacatcatcatctgcacatctatcacttcagtgttaatttgccaattacttcgctactacggcctatttattgccttacctccttactccatttgaaCACTGTCTATAgatgttctattgtgttattgattgtacatttgtttatgtgtaactctgtgttggtgttttttgttgcactgctttgctttatcttggccaggttgcagttgtaaataagaacttgttctcaactggcctacctggttaaataaaggtgaaatatatatattttttaagtatgTGCCCTGTGTCAACCTGCCTGTGTAGGGCCATGCAATCTCTTACCAGGACAGACTTGATCTCCTGATCCCAGCGACACACACAAAGCCACTGCTCTTCTACCCAGACTACATCAAAAACAATATAGTTCAATGAACACTGTCTTTTGGTAACATGAATGCACAACATAGGCCCCATGCTCCTGTTCAAAATGTTTCTCAGAGCCTGtggatgtctgtgtgtttgtaacTTTGGAGGTAATGGATTTCCTGTACCACTAAACTTACTAAATGTCAGGCATAGAGTTACATCAGGTGTGTGACTTCAAAGCAACTTTATCTCCATCCACACAGCTCACATATTATGCCatgatcacacacacagtcacctgaATCACTGCTGTGCTAGGAGCATCATCCATTTCCAAGAACCTATGACTAATGCATTCTGTTCTGTCTTATTCCCATGTCTTCCAGACTACCATACTAGACCAGTGCTTCTCTACTGATGCTCTCTGCCCCTGAAATCTGCTCTGGTGTCCGGACAACAGATCGGCATGCCatgttaactaggcaagtcagttaagaacaatttcttattttcaatgacagcctaggaacgatgggttaactgccttgttcaggaagttttgttcaggggcagaaggacagatttttaccttgtcagctcggagattcagtccaacgctctaaccactaggctacctaccgccccacaGCACAGGAAGGAATAGTCAGTGCATGTACAGTACAGTCTCGAGTGCGTTATGTAAGGTTGTCCCCGTTTTCATCCTGTCCTAGTATTACTCCTGCATACAGAATATGGCTTCTCCTTTAGGTTTCTGAACTGACCATTTGAGCATTTGGGCATTTGGTTGAATATCGCAACATTCTTAGGAAAATTACTTactaaaaaatattttatttggaaGTCTACTTCACCAGTAAAAATTATGATTTTCTTAAAATGTCTAAACTCGGACAATTGAAAATGACTGTCAGTTACAGAAGTGCAAGAGGGTATTCACAAGTCTATGTACTTGAACAAGTGATCTAGTATTATTTGATTGAAATGAAAACATCTGCCACAAATAAATCACACCTCTATATATGAGACATTCTCTTTATGTACCACAGCAGGAAAATTGTAGTTCACATCAGTAACTCTCTAGACTGTATTGATTAAACCCAACACACTGAGCTCCAGCTGAACAATAGGCTACCTGAGCTTATTTCAACATGTACGCTAAGAGTTTTCATATATCTCAAATGTAATTACACAGTAAGTATCTATAGTCTTTATTTCAGTGTATACCAGGCAAAGAATCTAGGTAATAAATGACTTTAAACCACAATAAACCTTTTTGATTGAAATCATTAAATCATTAAATCACTACTCACCTGACATGAATTGTGTGTATCATAAATCCTTTATAAAATCCTCCTGTCACACTTTCACTTCATTTGAGTTAAAAGGGTACAACTACCTCAGAAGGTGCTGGTGTTTTCTGTCCAAGTGGAACTATATTACAGTATGTACCCAGGCCAGCTGTGAGGCTCTGGTGTCTGGGTCGGCTCCAACAGACAGTAAAACAGGTGCATCTGTACCTAACCCTACAGACTTTTCTTAGTACCCATCAACCTCTCGAGTTGACCCCCCCAGGGACAACTCACTAAGGCTGGCTGCTCCTTCTATAATACCCTGGTTCCTGGCAGTCTTGGTCCTTGGGTTGATAAGTATCCCTGATGGATGGATGTCCTGTGGGAAGGACTTCTGGGTAGTACCGGTGAAGGTGTCAGAGGAGAGTAGTGATAGACTGATAGATGTCGACTAGGGTCCTTAGATAGAACAACTGGCTGGGGGAGGGGCTAGCCATAGGTCACCGTTAGAAGTACATCAACAGAGGATCATTGGTGAGGATGCTTTTGTGAAACCACACCCACCCTCATTGTCCCGCCCACACTCCGTTTCTCTCATCTCTCAGTCAGTTTATGGCTGTGATTcctcaacctacacacacacacacacacacacactctgtcctcctcctgtccctccaggACTGCCCTGGGTGCTATaagagtacagacacacacagttaggggtttaacatgtttttttttatatataaaaaatgtaatttaatagcATTAGTGAAACCAGATTGGATGTTGTGGGAATCAGAAAGACATGTATTTAACAGGCACAATCATTATAGAATAATGTGTTGTTAAGGCTACTATGTGAGTCAATCAATCACAAATGTAATCTATAATATGTGTAGTCTACAGTACTCTTAAAtcatacaaacaaacaaagtcaatATCCTTCTGATCAAAAGTAACATCAACCAACTAAACTGTCTAAACACTGACATCTGTTGGTGGAATAAAACATTGCACTTacaggacagaatacagtaaTTGCAATGTAAACAATTGTGTGATTATAACCTGGTATttggttatttttatttttttgaatggAGATTTAACGGATCCCAAGTCTCTTCTTCAACAGTTTGTCTTCATTATTTAACTTTGTTCTGACGGCAGCTCGAATCGCACTGTAATCCACACCAAACTTTATCCTCACGTGATCtagaaaaaatacaatttaaacatGTATTATTGATATCTTTTATCATTAGAAATAAAAAACATACAGCGCCTTCAGATTCAGATCTGTGTCACTGTCCCACATACAATACACCATAATATGAAAGTGTaattgtgtttttagacatttttacaaattaatcaaaaatgaaaagctgaaatgtcattagtcaataagtattcaacccctgttatggcaagtctaaataagttttgcttaacaagtcacataatacagtTCCTTCacaaactttttccacattttgttgtgttacagcttgaatttaaaattgatgaaattgagattttgtcactggcctacacacaataccccataatgtcaaaacaaaacaaaaaaatttttttttttttttacaaattgatttaaaaaaacaacaacttaaatgtcttgagtaaatacATTCAGGGGTAAAACTGTACTTAACAagccacataataagttgcatggactcaataatagcaataatagtgtttaacatgatttttgaatgactacttaatctctgtaccacacacatacaattatctgtaaggtccctcagtcaagcagtgaatttcaaacacagaatcaaccacaaagacctgggaggttttccaacgcctcgcaaagaaggtcacctattgatagatgggtaaaaataaagaaaagcagacactgaatatccctttgtgcatggtgaagttattgattacactttggatggtgtacgaATACacgcagtcactacaaagatacaagtgtccttcctaactcagttgccggagaggaaggaaactgctcagaggtttcaccatgaggccaatggtgactttaaaacagtcacagtgtgtaatggctgtgatggggGAAACTGCGGatgggatcaacaacattgtagttattccacaatactaacctaaatgacagagtgaacagaaggaagtctgtacagaataaaaatattataaacatgtatcctgtttgcaataaggcattaAAGTAAAACTGCCAAAAATGTgccaaagaaattaactttatttcATGTATACGAAGTGTTATGTTtcgggcaaatccaacacaacactgaataTCACTATtcctattttcaagcatggtggtggttgaGTTTTTTTAGTATaaacataaatggaatagagcaaaacacaatcctagaggaaaacctggttcagtctgctttccaacagacactgggagacaaatgaaCGTTTCAgaaggataataacctaaaacacaaggccaaatatacactggagttgcttaccttTGTGTTATGTGAAGATTTGCAGCGAACTAACAAATGTTCCGGGAACTTTCACAAAACCAATTTTAGTTTGCTGGAATGACTTTCCCTCGGGAAAGAGGTCCTCCGACCTCAATGAGacaacctggttaaattaaggttgaATAAAATAGACAGCAATAAGAAATAGACAAAGTACAGTACCTAGAAGGCCTCTCATGATGTCAGGGGGAAGTTGAGGTTTCTGCGTTTCCTCTTTGGCGATGTTACACCTCCTGCCCTGCAGACTGTGTGTGCCCAGCGTCTCCCTGTCAAACAGCACCATCAGCATGGCTGAGATGTACTTCTTGAAGTCCATGATCTCTGAGATCCCCTTGTACAGATTCCTCTGCACTCTCAGACCCCCAGGGAGGTGGATATAGTTAGCGTCCTGCTAAAGTTAAAGACAGAACTGAAGTGTCCATTGTCAGAGAACATTGTAAAGTTGATTTGTCAAAGACATATCTAGTTTTATTTTAGAGAGATACTTTAATTGAATTGCTGTATTTTATGGCCAGCAATGTTTGGATATTGTGTATCTCCTTTCATCAGAAGTACTCCTAGCCTGGTTAAATTTGACTGCATGATGCACTTACCATTTTTTCAGCTGTAGGTGGAGCATTTGGTCTGGTTTAACCTGGCTAAAGTAGTCCTAATGCCATATCTCAGGTCGTCTGTCTGAACCCAGGCAAACATGAGGCCATGTACATAGTTTTCTTGAGAGGACAAGTTGAATGTGACAGTAGCAGCAACTACATTGTAGAATGGCCTGATGGGGGTGGTGACCTCACCTCTACCTCCTGTGACACCACCTGTGACATCTGAACTGGCACGTCCGCATAAGAGATGCTCTGCCCCTCACAGCTCTCTGGGGTGACAGCATCGTTCACAACATCATTCACATCATTCCCCTGCTGCCCCCGAGCATGGTCCAGAACAGTCCTCAGGTCATGGGCAGTGTGTCTCATCTGGGTCATCAGGTCATTCATCTCTGACAAAGTATTACAAGAGAGtattatacactcagtgtacaaaacattaggaaaaccttcctaatattgagtttcacccccttttgtctcagaacagcctcaatttttatgggcatggactccacaaggtgtcgaaagcattccagagtgatgctggcccatgttgattccaatgcttcccacagttgtgtcaagttggctggatgtcctttgggaggtggaccattcttgatacacacaggaaactgttgagtgtgaaaaacccagcagcgttgcagttcttgacacacttaaaATCGATGCGTCTGgtccctactaccataccccgttcaaaggtcaGTCTGCATCATGAaaagagaaggtgttcctaatgttttatacactgtgTATAAATGAGCAATCCCCCTAACTGATCAACCTTTTCCAATTTATATTTTCAAGATAACTGAGAACATTGGCAGGTCGTTCATCTCTGACAAAATATCAGAAAATAATAAACAACACCCATTTGACCAATGAAAATCGATTATTCAGTCAAGCCATGTTATAAAGATAGATAATCAGCAATCACCCTAACTGATTAGCTTACCCTTTTTCAGTGCATCATTGCAAGATAACGGAGTACATTGACAGTGGTGTTTAAAATACTTAGAGTATCTGTCATGATAAGAAGTCTTTTTAAAAGTTAACACTAAAAAAGTTTAAGGTTGACGCCAAAAAATTGTCTATTTGGGTAACTTTGAATACCCATTAAATACGATTCAATGAACAATTAGTGTAGTTTTACAACATACCTTTCATCTGTTTCAGTTCCCTCTCAGCCAGCTGCCTGCATCTACGCTCATATTTCAGTTCTGCTTGGAGCTGATCAATTTTCATCAGGAGAGTTATGGTGTCGGTTCTCGTTTCAGGACTTTGATCGTCTTCTTCCTCGAAGGTGATTGGTTCAccctgagagagaaacaaagtACGACACTGTGTAAAATACAGTACAGTTACTACAGCACATCAACCATACAGGACATTGTACATGGGCCATAATCCTTACTGATACTGCAGGGTGGAAAAGTAAGGGGTAAAGTAAACCATGAAAAAAATGGAATTAGATTGTAACCAGTGGTGGAAATCTGCAGTAATTGTTAGTAACTGATCATCAATTAAATAACCTCTCTCACCTCTATGGGTGAATATCCATCATCTGGTATTCTGTACTTCTCCTCTATTACCTCACCAAAGTCCTCCAGAGAATGATCCATGCCAATCTTCATCATTTTGACAGAAGAGCCTGTGTGGACACTGACAGagtgtgttgttgttgctgccCGCTTTGGTGCCATTACTTAGGTGGGCAAACGCCCTGATGAAATATATAACACAGGCACAGAAAATAAGTACATTTGACTAAATACACAAAAAATATTTTCATCAGGTCTGGAGCACTATAATTGTGTAtttgaataaataaaatataaatattgaaACTGTACATTACTTTTTTCCATCAATTTTTAAGACCATTAGCTTCACATTTGGGATTATATTTAAATAGGTTATTACTACATTGATGATGCTGTATGCGCTGCAATAACGTTAGCCACAAAGAGACTCATCTCTGTGGACGCCATATCAGGTCCTTTATAGGACGTGAGCTCTGCGCTGGCAGTTTTTTGGATTTCCCAATATTCTACAAATTAGCCAATTTCAAGCAACACATTACAGATTTTGACACATCATATTACAGCTAACGTTACCCACCTGTGTATTCAATTTCGTTGCTGAGATCGCAGTGAGACTGGATGCAAATCTTTGTCAGTACATGGAAAAGTACTAGCTggtactagctagtagctagagGAAGTAGTACTGCAGTACTGCGGTGTATTTGGTCGCATTAAGTATTTCAGTGTGTGCTTGATGGCAGTGAAAATATATtcgattttttaaataaaacgaGATAATTCCATTTTTTTAGGTATGTGATTAACATGTTACCTTAATGTAAAATCATTATTTCATCCTTTTAATTATTTACTTGGTTTAACTGCGTTCTGGAAGGAACCATTTGTCAGGATCACATATTTTGGGGATGATTTTCCCCTGCACAAAAGTCCTTCTGAACTTGGCAGGTCTTCTCAGCCAATCAAATTTAGACTTTAGTTCCTACTTGCTCAGGGATCCAGTGAGAGCTCTGTATTTGTGGGCGGGACAAACAGATGCCGCAATATTATCCAATCAACACCTCCATTTCAACTTAATCTGTGGTGGTGTCTATAGTTTGGTTGAATCAGAAGAGAGAGAACCCATGTGGGTCT contains:
- the LOC112254838 gene encoding uncharacterized protein LOC112254838 isoform X3 codes for the protein MAPKRAATTTHSVSVHTGSSVKMMKIGMDHSLEDFGEGEPITFEEEDDQSPETRTDTITLLMKIDQLQAELKYERRCRQLAERELKQMKEMNDLMTQMRHTAHDLRTVLDHARGQQGNDVNDVVNDAVTPESCEGQSISYADVPVQMSQVVSQEVEQDANYIHLPGGLRVQRNLYKGISEIMDFKKYISAMLMVLFDRETLGTHSLQGRRCNIAKEETQKPQLPPDIMRGLLDHVRIKFGVDYSAIRAAVRTKLNNEDKLLKKRLGIR
- the LOC112254838 gene encoding uncharacterized protein LOC112254838 isoform X2, whose protein sequence is MAPKRAATTTHSVSVHTGSSVKMMKIGMDHSLEDFGEVIEEKYRIPDDGYSPIEGEPITFEEEDDQSPETRTDTITLLMKIDQLQAELKYERRCRQLAERELKQMKEMNDLMTQMRHTAHDLRTVLDHARGQQGNDVNDVVNDAVTPESCEGQSISYADVPVQMSQVVSQEVEDANYIHLPGGLRVQRNLYKGISEIMDFKKYISAMLMVLFDRETLGTHSLQGRRCNIAKEETQKPQLPPDIMRGLLDHVRIKFGVDYSAIRAAVRTKLNNEDKLLKKRLGIR
- the LOC112254838 gene encoding uncharacterized protein LOC112254838 isoform X1, whose product is MAPKRAATTTHSVSVHTGSSVKMMKIGMDHSLEDFGEVIEEKYRIPDDGYSPIEGEPITFEEEDDQSPETRTDTITLLMKIDQLQAELKYERRCRQLAERELKQMKEMNDLMTQMRHTAHDLRTVLDHARGQQGNDVNDVVNDAVTPESCEGQSISYADVPVQMSQVVSQEVEQDANYIHLPGGLRVQRNLYKGISEIMDFKKYISAMLMVLFDRETLGTHSLQGRRCNIAKEETQKPQLPPDIMRGLLDHVRIKFGVDYSAIRAAVRTKLNNEDKLLKKRLGIR